The nucleotide window TCCACCAGCCAGCCTTTGCAAAATGGAACCAAAGGCTTATATTAACTTGTTGACCCAATTCATAGCTGAAAAGCCCAATGGGCCCGGCCCAATCATCATATATTAGGCGCAGCCCACAGTGCCATAGCTGACAGCTGCCTCCATAATAAATGTACGATAAAAACTAGTCCAAATAGGACACCGGAGAATGTGCATTTAATTAATGGAATCATCAGAGAAAAAAGCTGTATATACATGTAGTTCTAGCATCCTTGATGCAGTTGACCTCTCCGTGTTGGTGGAGGCATTCTCATCCTCTGTTTTTATTAATCAATAAATAAAGTCGTGAATGCTTCATCATCTTTTCTGTAGAATGCATCAGtccattgttattacaaaacaatgTAGAAAATGCTACCAGACTCACCAACAACAATTACGATCTGTAGGATACAAGAGCTTATTACTTCTAGTTAGCTAAAAATTAGCCCTAGTATATCCAAACAGGGGGGTTTAGTGCcttcaactagttgttagccaaccTTAACTAATGTAAGCTAATTTTTAGTCCAATTATTAACTCGTCCTATCtcatccaaacagacccttagtaTAGCACCATACAAATGATATATAGTTCAAAACCATATTCGATAGATCAAATCTAGAAAACATTCATCCATGTGGGAAGCAAAAAAATGCATGCCTCTTGACTGTGTGGCCTGCAAATATCATCCACTCGTTTTGCTCTTCACTTGTTTGCAACAGCACCCATAACTGTGTCTAAAAAACTTTGAATATGGTAGAAACCATAATGATCTTGACATTAAGAGGAAGGATTTGTACTTATGACATTGGCAGAAAATAAGTTTGAGTCCTGCATGCAGCTGAAACAACTGGTGTGGGCCTCTGACGATCCTGATGATGTATATGTACATATTATCGATGGCAATGCATGCATGTGCAAGTCCAAAGGACGACGAGCGAGAACCCCTATTTGGGGCAAGCGTGCAGTGGCATGCATATGAAGCCTGCCGTAAACGGGGCAGTAGTACCGCCGCAGTACGTACAAATTAATCAAATAATATCTGTCTCGCCAACTGCGTAATTTGGACACAAAGGACGAATAATACAGTCTCATCGGTATATATATGTCACGGCACTGCAAAATTTAATTTTGACAGAGACGAGAACTACAAGGGTATGAGTTTCTTTGGATCACCTGGACTCACTGATCGATTGTCGTTGATCCAACTAAAATTTAGACGATTAAAGTTTATATTTCGTTAGCTGTTTGGATACATGAACTATATACTAGTTGAGTTGACGTGGAGTAAAGTTTAATCCACATTTTGTTAGTGTATCTATTTGAATAGCTTAGAATTAGGCCTTGTTCTCTAAGGGCTCCTCCGGAGAAGTCAGAGCGGATAGAAGTCCTGCCAAATAGAGCCTTAACTTTAGGTAATTAAAGTCTAGTCCAGTGATCCAAACAGTATAGACCTAAAACTGCCCTAATAAGATTTTGCTTGGTAGGGCTCCTCCTCAAAGGAGCCATAGTTTCTTCAAAACGCATCTGGCTCCTATTTTTTCACCGAAAACGGCTCTAAATAGCTTCTcctattaaatcatttgataaGGCTCTTCCACATAGGCCAGAGCCAGACCTAAGAAACGGTTTTAAATGTATATGCTAGGTACGCAGGGCGACACAGTAACATTGCATGTACAATGAAAATTGTGAAAATTATGTCTATGCGCGTGCATGCATGCAGGCTATGCAGCAGGTGCTGTTTGTCCATCAATTTTTTTTACTGCTCTGCCACTGTGCAGTGTTTATGTGTAAGCACGTACAGTACGTGAGCTCCATCGATCTCTCTTTAATGCACGGTGCGGGTACAGTACTACATGTATGCATGTGTATATATACGTATACGTACTTCCCACGTATAGGATGGATACGTACGTGTGTACGTATATGCAgcttgttcgtttggtcgtaaacgatcgtagattataagccagaacaatatttttctctcacaccaaatcggccagcagtaataatccacgatcagaTTAGTAGCTAGCACTGCAGTGCAGTGCGTGCATGCGCCATTACTAGTACTAGTACTCAACTCCTCGTCTCCTGTATTATACAGTGATGAGGTGCATGTACCTACATGATGCATATATACCACTGCTACTACCACTGTCTGCACAGGCAGTCTAATGCTGTCGTTCACTGGAAATACATATTTCACGTACGTGTACGTATGCTTGGGTTTGTGCATACTGATATATACTGGATGCTGCCATCCGGCCCATGCATCTATCTGTTTGTCTGTACGTACGTGATCGTCGGTGTACTGAGATCGATCTATGtgtatctatatatatatgacaTGACATATCCTGCAATTGGCATGCATACACGACACGATCGAGATGGATCCGCATCGCATCTGCCGTACACGTACGCTCCAACAGGAAATGCAGAGCCGTACGATCAAAATGGGTTAGCTTATATCCTAAATAAAGCATTGTTTACTGTacctaaaaaagagagagaacCGATACTAGCACAGAAATAATATTTATAATAGGTGTCGTTTTTTTAAGGGAATATTGTGTTCTTGCCCTTACTTTGAtgtccaattgtgattttaccctcgttTTTGTCgtctttgtgattttacccctgttttgtAACAACTAAGCCTCAGTTTACCCTTACTTTCAACTCTGTCAGTTATATCCCTTCACAGTAAGACCAAAGGACGACAATACCCTTATCCGCTCGTACCCTTCCAATCCCCCGTCCTCTACCATCCTCTCTCCCTCCggtctcctcccctcccctcccggcGCCCGacacgccccctcccctcccctcccctcccctcccgacGCGCCCCCTCCCCaaccctccctctctcctccactCTCCCCCACGACGGCTCCCGCGCGGTGGTGCACGGTTGCCGCGAGCGCGGGCCCAGCTCCCGGCGGTGGCTCATCCCGGATCCAGCGTCGGGCAGGGCGCAGGGCGGCTCAGCCCCTCCCGGCGgcacagagcagcagcagcagcggatgGCGTCACGGATCCGCCCTCCTCCCCTACCTCCATGGCTCCACCGGCGGGAAGGAGCGCGGCTCTCCTCCATCAGCGTGCGGCGCAACCCCTCTCCCTCACCTCGGATCCGGCTGGATCCATGGCGGGCGTGCCACCCGGCGGCTGGATCCGATGGAGGACGGCCGGATCCATGGTGGGCGCGCCCCTGGCGACTGGATCCGGTGGAGGGCGGCCGGATCCATGGCGGCCGCGCCCCCCGGCGGCTGGATCCGGTGGAGGGCGGCTAGATCCATGGCGGGCGCCCCCCTCCCGTGGTGGATCCATGGCCGGCGCGCTTCCCGACAGCGGATCCAGGGAGGTCTCGTCCTTCATCGAGACCGACGCGCCCGCGGCCATCCGATGTTGGGGCCCGCAGGGTAGCGCGGTGCAGGCGGGGCTCGCCAACGTGACCGCCGCGACGTACCTCGCCGCGGGGGGCTTCCGAGCATGCACCGACGTGACTCTGCTCGGGCGC belongs to Miscanthus floridulus cultivar M001 chromosome 4, ASM1932011v1, whole genome shotgun sequence and includes:
- the LOC136550721 gene encoding formin-like protein 14; protein product: MPPSPSDPDIDPRSGYCAATRTFHILRSPAPLPPPDLPLSFTAFAFKTKGRQYPYPLVPFQSPVLYHPLSLRSPPLPSRRPTRPLPSPPLPSRRAPSPTLPLSSTLPHDGSRAVVHGCRERGPSSRRWLIPDPASGRAQGGSAPPGGTEQQQQRMASRIRPPPLPPWLHRREGARLSSISVRRNPSPSPRIRLDPWRACHPAAGSDGGRPDPWWARPWRLDPVEGGRIHGGRAPRRLDPVEGG